From a single Hemibagrus wyckioides isolate EC202008001 linkage group LG27, SWU_Hwy_1.0, whole genome shotgun sequence genomic region:
- the gucy1b2 gene encoding guanylate cyclase soluble subunit beta-2 produces MVMKSLESIPWDKVVDTLDYGFINTCLRTLVVEKFGEETWDQLRLLAEVQDTFMTYEIYDDVITIRLVQEACKMLDVSSEVVLKLFGEYFFSFCKMSGYDTMLRTLGGNLVEFIENLDALHSYLALSYQEMNAPSFRVERTKDGRTLLHYYSDRKGLHHIVPGIIEAVAKDFFGSKVTMSILEQPEEAERTGKREHIIFLMTQTSEGTKAKTHAEGGELREVEEMLMSDSILQSFCPSYPQRLWIDEKAFCNAFPFHIVFDQELIVKQTGVNIQKFVPGLQQPGIRLDEYFSVVHPEVTLNIYSIKKFINSQFVLKTKREMLPENFQNQSMLKLRGQMVWMESLHCMVYLCSPKLRSLQELEERGLHLADIAQHDTTRDLILLNQQRLAEIELSNQLERKKEELRILSRHLEIEKKKTETLLYAMLPRHVANQLKEGKKVEAGDFKVCTILFSDVVTFTNICAACEPIQIVNMLNAMYSRFDRLTNVHDVYKVETIGDAYMVVGGVPIPKDTHAERVANFALGMRIAAREVKNPITGQPIQIRVGLHTGPVLAGVVGEKMPRYCLFGDTVNTASRMESHGVPDHIHMSPFTYSVLKDKHFEIRERGEIQVKGKGLMTTYFLLQNLALSEEQIMGHGEEPCVYRDDHKEVDQATDDKLREVEEERKSPSNEQSSSSSPYLISDDPSLVPAADDASACSPAADSPHHDVLHYVPDYSEPVENGLPSENAINSRLCTLL; encoded by the exons ATGGTCATGAAGAGCCTGGAATCTATCCCATGGGACAAGGTGGTGGACACCCTGGAT TACGGCTTCATTAACACTTGTTTGCGGACGTTAGTAGTGGAGAAGTTCGGAGAAGAGACGTGGGATCAGCTAAG GTTACTGGCAGAAGTCCAAGACACCTTTATGACCTATGAAatttatgatgatgtcatcaccatTCGTCTGGTGCAAGAGGCTTGCAAAATGTTGG ATGTTTCTTCCGAGGTGGTGCTTAAGTTGTTTGGAGAATACTTCTTCAGTTTTTGTAAGATGTCTGGCTACGACACCATGCTGCGCACCCTCGGTGGAAATTTGGTTGAATTCATTGAAAACCTCGATGCCCTTCATAGTTACCTGGCATTATCTTATCAG GAAATGAACGCTCCTTCTTTCCGTGTGGAGCGGACGAAGGACGGCAGGACACTGCTCCACTATTACTCAGACAGGAAAGGACTCCATCACATAGTGCCTG GCATAATTGAAGCGGTGGCAAAGGATTTCTTCGGCAGCAAAGTGACCATGAGCATCCTCGAGCAGCCCGAGGAGGCAGAGCGCACAGGAAAGAGGGAACATATCATTTTCCTCATGACACAAACGAGCGAAGGGACAAAAGCTAAAACTCACGCTGAAGGTGGAGAGCTGAGAGAGGTCGAGGAGATGCTTATGTCAG ACAGTATCCTTCAGTCTTTCTGCCCCAGCTACCCACAGAGACTGTGGATTGATGAGAAAGCCTTCTGCAACGCTTTCCCTTTTCATATTGTGTTTGACCAAGAA ctgattGTAAAACAGACTGGTGTGAACATACAGAAGTTTGTACCAGGCCTGCAGCAGCCAGGGATCCGCCTGGACGAATACTTCAGCGTGGTCCATCCTGAAGTAACGCTCAACATCTACAGCATCAAGAAGTTCATCAACAGCCAGTTTGTACTGAAGACTAAAAGAGAGATGCTTCCAGAAAACTTTCAAAACCAGTCCATGCTCAAATTACGGG GTCAGATGGTATGGATGGAGTCTCTGCACTGTATGGTATATCTCTGCTCTCCTAAGCTGCGCAGTCTGCAGGAGCTGGAGGAGCGTGGTCTGCATTTGGCCGACATCGCTCAGCACGACACCACACGCGACCTCATCCTCCTCAACCAGCAGCGTCTGGCCGAGATCGAGCTCTCCAACCAGCTCGAGCGGAAGAAGGAGGAGCTACGAATTCTCTCTCGCCACCTGGAAATcgagaagaagaagactgaGACGCTGCTGTATGCCATGCTGCCACGTCACGTCGCTAACCAGCTCAAAGAGGGCAAGAAGGTGGAAGCAG GTGACTTCAAGGTGTGCACTATACTCTTCAGTGATGTGGTCACCTTCACGAACATCTGCGCAGCGTGCGAGCCCATCCAGATCGTCAACATGCTTAACGCCATGTACTCCAGGTTTGACCGCCTCACAAACGTCCACGATGTCTACAAG GTGGAAACGATTGGCGATGCTTATATGGTGGTCGGTGGTGTGCCCATTCCCAAGGACACACATGCCGAGCGCGTGGCCAACTTTGCCTTGGGCATGAGGATTGCTGCCAGGGAGGTGAAGAACCCTATCACAGGACAGCCAATCCAG atcaGAGTGGGTTTACACACTGGGCCTGTGTTGGCTGGTGTAGTAGGTGAAAAAATGCCTCGCTACTGTCTGTTTGGAGACACGGTCAATACAGCATCCCGAATGGAGAGTCATGGAGTCCCTGACCATATACACATGAGTCCTTTCACCTACAG tGTTCTGAAGGATAAGCACTTTGAGATCCGTGAAAGAGGTGAGATCCAGGTGAAGGGCAAGGGTCTGATGACCACATACTTCCTGCTCCAGAACCTTGCGCTGTCTGAGGAGCAGATCATGGGCCATGGGGAAGAACCGTGTGTGTACAGAGATGACCATAAGGAGGTGGACCAAGCCACAGATG ATAAATTAAGAGAAGTGGAAGAAGAGAGGAAGTCTCCTAGCAATGAGCAAAGCAGCAGCTCCTCCCCGTATCTGATTTCCGATGACCCTTCACTCGTCCCCGCCGCAGATGACGCCTCGGCCTGTTCCCCTGCTGCTGACTCTCCTCACCACGATGTGCTTCATTACGTGCCTGATTACTCAGAACCTGTCGAGAACGGCCTTCCTTCAGAAAACGCCATCAACTCCCGTCTCTGCACGCTTCTTTAA